The sequence below is a genomic window from Patescibacteria group bacterium.
TTGCGGTGATGTTGGTTTTGGCAAAACTGAAGTGGCCGTCCGAGCCGCTTATCGGGCTTTTTTAAACCATAAACAAACAGCCCTTCTCTGCCCGACCACTCTTTTAACTCAACAACACTATGACACTTTTAAAGAGCGCTTGGATAAACTTGGTTTAAAAATTGCTCTTTTAAGCCGTGTTCAGACACCAAGTCAGCAAAAGGAAATACTAACAAAATTAAAAACCGGTTTAATTGATATTATTATTGGCACTCACCGACTTCTTTCTCAAGACATAAAATTTAAAGATTTAGCTTTAATCATTATTGACGAAGAACAAAGATTCGGGGTTAAAGACAAAGAAAGATTAAAATCCTTCCGTGAAGAAGCCCACGTCCTCACGCTTTCTGCTACTCCCATCCCCAGGACTCTAAATTTTTCCCTTACTGGTCTTAGAGATATCTCTATTATTAAAACTCCTCCCCAGGGTCGAAAAACCGTGGAAACCCATATCATACCTTTTTCTGAAAAAACTATAAGTCAAGCCATAAAAAAAGAAATGGCCAGAAAAGGGCAAGTCTATTACCTGCATAATCGCGTAGAAACTATTGCTCTAAAGGCTAAACATATAAAAAAACTTATTCCCAAAGCCCGCATCGGTATTGCTCATGGACAACTGATAGAAAAAGAACTTATGGAAGCTATGAAAAATTTTGATAACCGAAAAACTGATGTTTTGATTTGTTCCACTATTATTGAAAATGGTCTGGATTTACCTAATGCCAATACTTTAATTGTGGAAAACTCTACTCGTTTTGGCCTGGGTGATTTATATCAGTTGCGAGGACGTATCGGGCGCTCCGAAAAAAAGGCTTATGCCTACTTTCTTTATAACTCTAGAAAATTAAATAGCCGGGCCAGAAAAAGACTGGGAGCCCTTTTACAGGCTAAGCAGCTCGGTTCTGGTTTTCAATTAGCCCTGCGAGATCTTCAAATCAGGGGCTCAGGCAATATATTAGGTCATAAACAATCCGGTCATATTAAAGCTATTGGTCTTAACCTTTATGTTCGACTTTTAAATCAGGCTATTGAAGAAGCTAAAACCGGCAAAAAACAAAATGTATACCGGGACGTTATAATTGACCTGCCTTTGGATATCAGTATTCCTGATTATGTTATTTCTCAGCAGGCTAAAAGACTTAAGGTTTATCAGGAAATGGCTAATTTTTTGAGTGTCAAAGAATTAGAAGACTATCGGCGTAAATTTAAAAAGAAATACGAGCAAGAACCTCAGGAAGTAAAAAATCTTTTTGCTATGCTTAAGCTTAAAATAACGGCCCAAAAAGTTGGCATTACTCATATTTCTCATTCAAAAATAAATATTAGCGGTGAGTCAAAAGAAAAAATTACTCTCACTTTTTCTCATAAAATAAATCCAGATAAACTCAAAAATTTACTGGAAAAAAATAAAAACTGGGATTTTACTGAAGAACAAATAAAGATTGAAAAAAATGATCTGGGGGAAAAATGGTTGTCAAATTTAACCAAGTGTGTTAGAGTATTTACATAGACAAAAAATGTAAAGAAGGTGGCTAATCTCTGAGCCATTTTTTTGTTTTAATAAAAAAAGGGTAGATAATTTCTACCCCTTAAGGTTTAAAGAAAGCTGCTTTTCTTGAGCTTCTTTCTTCTTTTTTCTTCCCCGTAAATAACCTTTGGCCACCCGGAAGGCTTCTCTAATATGAAACTTTCTTGGTCCATGTAATTTTCCCTCGCATTCAAAGCCAATATTCTTTAATTCTTGTTCATCTCTTACTAAAAACTTAATAATAAATTCATCAACTCTCACTTCTAATTTAATAATTCTCCCCGCTTTTTCTTCAATCTCAAAAACCTGTCCAGTCATTTTTCAGCTCCTTTTTTAAAAAGATCTATACTAACAACCCAGACTAACATTAAATTAATTACATGTCAAATAATAAATTAAAAAAAGAAAAAATTTACTGGCTTTTTTTTAGTTTAGTAAAAGACTTAGGGCCCAGAAAAATTATTTATCTGGATAAATTTTTTGGCTCTTTAAAAAATGCTTTTGCCAGCAGCTTTTCAAAATTAAAAAAATCAAAAATAGAAGAAAAAACTATAAATAATATTATAGAAGCCAAAAATAAAATAAATCTCAAACAAAAATTGGAATATTTAAAAAAAAGTAAAATAAAATATGTTTATTTAAAAGAAAAAAGCTACCCTCGTCTTTTAAAAGAAATTTATACTCCCCCGCCGGTGTTGTTTTATAAAGGAAACTTAAAACAGGATGAATATAATTTAGCTATTGTCGGCACCAGAAAGACCTCTTCCTATGGCCGTCAAGTAACTGCTGAAATAGCCGGTCATTTAGCCAGTCAGGGGTTAACCATTGTTTCCGGTCTGGCTTTAGGTATTGATACCTTAGCTCATAAGGCCGCTTTAGATCATAACGGGCGCACAATCGCTGTTTTAGGTTCGGGTTTGAACAAAGTACATCCCCGATCTAATATAAGACTAGCTGAAAAAATAATAGAATCAAGAGGCTTGATTATCTCTGAATTCTCTCCCTTAACGCCTCCTTTAAAACAGAATTTTCCCCGAAGAAACCGCATTATTTCCGGGCTTTCTCTGGGTACCTTAGTAATTGAAGCTCCGAAAAAATCCGGGGCTTTAATCACCGCCCGCTACGCCCTGGAACAAAATCGGGAAGTTTTTGCTGTACCCGGCTCAATTTACAGCCAAAATTCAGTCGGCACTAATAATATTATAAAACAAGGAGCTAAAGTAGTAACTCAAAGTGATGACTTATTAGAGGCTTTGAACCTAAAAGAAGTAAAAAAATACAGAGAAAATAAGAAAAGCCTGCCAAAAAGCCCCGAGGAGGAAAAAATAATGGGGATACTTAAAACTGAATCACTTCATGTTGACAAAATAATTCAACATAGTAAACTAGAACCTAGCGTCGTTAATTCTACTCTGTCCCTAATGGAAATGAAGGGACTGGTTAAAAATATCGGCGGTATGATTTATACCAAAGCAAGATAAAATAATGAGTAAAACAAAAAATAAAAATCTGGTTATTGTTGAATCACCAACTAAAGCCAAAACAATCTCCCGTTTTTTAGGGAGTGATTTTAATATTAAATCTTCCTATGGCCATTTGCGTGATTTACCTAAAAAAAAGTTAGGTATTGATACTAAAAATAACTTTGAGCCCGAATATGTAGTCAGCCAGGATAATCAAAAAACTGTTGCCTCTTTAAAAAAAGCAGCTAAAAAAGCTAAGACTGTTTATTTTGCTACTGATGAAGACCGTGAAGGTGAAGCTATTGCCTGGCATTTGGCTCAGTTATTCAAAACTCCAGATGAGAAACTAAAAAGAATTACTTTTGATGAAATAACTAAAGAAGCTATAAAAGAAGCCATTAAAAATCCGCGTAAGATAGATCAGAACTTAGTTGACGCCCAGCAAGCCCGCCGGGTGCTTGATCGCTTGGTTGGTTATAAACTCTCTCCTCTTCTCTGGAAAAAAGTAGCCAGAGGTTTATCAGCCGGACGAGTACAATCAGTGGCTGTACGTTTGATAGCCCAAAGAGAAGAAGAAATAGAAGAATTTAAACCAAAAGAGTATTGGGTAATTGAAGCGGTTTTTAAGAAAAAAAATGGTCAGGAAATTACCACTAAACTAGCTAAAATCAAGGGTAAATCTTTGCGTAAATTTGATCTATCAAGCCAGAAAGACGTCAATGAGGTTAAGAAAAAAATAGAAAGCGGAGAATATAAAGTAACTTTCCTAAGTCAAAAAAAGACGACCCGAAAACCAAAGCCACCCTTTACCACTTCTTCCCTTCAGCAAGAAGCTAACCGTCGTTTTGGCTATTCAGCTAAGCAAACTATGTACCTGGCTCAAAGGCTTTACGAAGGTATTGAACTAGGAGATAAAGAAGCTACTGGTTTAATCACTTACATGAGAACTGACTCACTGAATTTATCTGATAAATTCTTAAATGAATCCAGAAAATATATTGAAAGTAAAATAGGAAAGGAATACTTACCCTCAGACCCTCAACGCTATAAAACAAAATCAAAAGGAGCTCAAGAAGCACATGAAGCTATTCGACCGACTTCTGCTTTCCGTTTTCCTCAAAGTATAAAAAAGCATATTGATAAAAAACAATATAATATATACCAATTAATATGGCAAAGAGCTGTAGCTTGTCAAATGAATCCGGCTCAAGCCGAATCTACCACTGCTCTTATTGGTAACGGAGAGGTAAGTTTTAAAGCTCGCGGGGTGACTCTAAAATTTGATGGCTATTTAAAAATATATCCCGATAAAATAAAAGAAAATATACTGCCTCCTTTAAAAAAAGAGGAAAAACTTGATATAAATAAATTAAAACCTGAACAGAATTTTACTAAACCACCAGCCAGATATTCAGAAGCCGGACTAGTGAAAGCCTTAGAAAATAAAGGTATCGGCCGACCTTCTACCTATGCTCCGACTATTGATACTATTCAAAAAAGAAAATATGTGGTTAAAGAAGAAAGAAGACTAAAACCAACCGATATTGGCCGGCTAGTCAATAAGGTTTTGGTCAAACATTTCCCGAATATAGTTAGTTATGAATTTACCGCTCAAATGGAAGATAAGCTGGATAAAATTGCCCAAAATAAAATAGAATGGAAACCGGTGATAAAAAAATTCTATAAACCTTTTAAAAATAATTTAAAGAAAAAAGAAATGGAACTATCAAAAAAAGAACTGACTGAAGAAAAGTCAAAATATAAATGTGACAAGTGCGGCCAGCCCATGGTTATAAAAATGGGCCGTTTCGGCAAATTTTTAGCCTGTAGCGGCTATCCTGATTGTCGAAATACTAAACCTTTGGATGATAAGGGCCGTATTCAAAAAAAGAAAAAAGAAGAAAAAACCGATTTAAAGTGTGATAAATGTGGTGCTCCCATGGTTAAAAAAACCGGCCGCTACGGTCCTTTCCTGGCTTGCTCAGCCTATCCTAAATGTAAAAATATAAAAAATATTGAGAAAGGCACCGGCGTCACTTGTCCTAAATGTGGTAAAGGTGAGATTGTACAAAAAAGAAGCCGCCGTGGCAAATATTTTTATGCCTGTAACCAATATCCAGATTGTAAGTTCGCTTTGTGGGCTAAACCGACCGGCCATAAATGTCCTAAATGCGGCTCGCTTATGCTTTTTGCTAAAGATGATATGGAACAATGTTCAAATAAAGAATGCAAGCACAAGCAAGAATATAAAGAAAAAAAATAAGTTATATAAAAAGTAAAAAGCCCCTTTAAATGGCCTAGGGGCTTTTATTATAACAATAAAATAAAACTAACAGCTATGATCTCTTTTCGATAATCTTTCAGCGTGATGTTTTTTATCACGTCTGACAACAATAAAAGTAATTATACCAATTAATAATAGTAAAGCGCCAAGAGGGGCTAACCAGGCTAGCATAGCCGTCACCTCCTTATTTTGGTAAAGTTCGAATTAGAGTCTATATTTATTTATCCTTTGAATATAGCTTACTAATATATTATATTCTTCCAAAAATGTCAAAAAAATTCTTTAATTAGATTTTATCTATATTAACTATTATTCACTCTTTAATTCATTTAATCTTTGCTTAACATTTTCATTTTCCGGATTTAACTTTTCAACAGCTTCCATAGCTGAAATAGCCTTGTCAATTTCTTTTTGTTTTTCATAAATAACTGATAACTGCCAATAGGCGTTTGAATGGCCCGGAAATAAATTAACTACTTTCTGAAAATTTGTTTCCGCTTTCTCTAAATTATCTTGATTTAAATGAATCCGACCTAACTCATAAAATAAACTATAATCAAGTGGGTATTTATCAACTAAGAGAGTTAATTCATTAATAGCTATTTCAATATCTCCTTTAAATTCATAAGTTAAGGCTCTGGCAGTTTGAGCTAAAACATAATTATTTTTCAAGTCTATAGCTCTTTCATAGTTTTTTATGGCTAAATTAAATAAATTATCTACGGTTTCTTGGGCTTCTGACTGGTTTTCTTCCGATAATTGTTTTAGGGAATTTTTAAGAGTTTGTCCGCTGGTGGCATAATAATTAGCCAAATTATAATAACGCTTGGGATTATTCTCGTCTAAATTAATAGCTTTATTAAAATTATCCACTATTTTATCAGAAATATCATCGCGTGTTAAAAGATTTATATCCTGATAAAGATAAGCTAAATTAGAATATATCTCGGGATCTTTACTGTTCAAATCAAGAGCTCTATTAGCATAAGTTAATGAATTTGAGATATATTGCTGTAATTCAGTGGCATCGGGATTCATTTTTTGTGAAAGAAGTTGCGCTCTAACTAAATAATTTTGGGCTAAGGAAATATTATAGCCAACATGCCAACTGTAATTATTAATGGCTTTTACTAAATAATTTTCTACATTCTCAAGACTCTCCTGTTTTTCCAGAGAGTTATTAGCTTCTTTAAAATAATAATTAGCTAACCAAAACCGTCCGCTAAAATATATTACTACTATTGCTAATATAATCACTAAGGAAAGACCTAAGGAAGAAAAAGCGTTTCGGTACTTTTCCAGCAAACGAGAATATTTTTCTTTATTTTTAAAGCTGAGATAACTCAACCCTAAAGCAAAAAAAGTAAAAAGTAAAAATAGATGAGAAAAAGAATAAGCAAAAAACAACCCCGAAAGAAAAAGCACTCCGGATCCGCTTATAAAAATTATTAGATAATTTCTTTCTTTTTGAGATCTTGATTGATAAAATCTTTTAATCAAAGAAAGAGTAAAGAAAACAAAAAGCGATAAAAAACTAAGAAACCCTAAAATACCAAGAGTGCTGGTTATCTGCCACCATTCATTGCCCGCTTTAATAAAATTCAAATCCCAGTAAGCAGAGTTATTAAAAGAAACCGGACGAAAACGGAAAAAATTATAATAGAAAGTACTGGGACCAGAGCCAAAGAGCGCATTTTTACTTAAACTGCCTTTAGTTATTTCTAGGGAAGTTTGTTGATTTAAGGATATATCATCAGACAAACCAATATTATAAACAGAGGTAACATTAAAGAAAATCATTAATATAGCAAAAGCAATAATTAAAGCCGATAAACTGATCCATTTAGCTTTTATATCTTTTTGTTTAACAGAAAAGAAAAAAAGTAAAATCACAAAACCAATAATCAAAGCGTACCAGCCCGCATTAATATCAATTAAAAAAAGTATAATTAAATTTAATAAAAAATATAAAGAGAGTAAGACTTTCTGCCATTTTAGGCGACTGAGCCTAACTAAAATAAAACTCAATAGAGACATAAAACTCAGATAAACAGCCAAACCTCTGATAGTAGAACTAAAAAAATTAAAGCCGATTTGATTGGAGAAATCCCAAGGTAGTATATTCAAGCCGAAAATTTTTATCAGATAATAAACTGAAGAAAAAATAGAAGCAAATATCAGAAGATAAAAAAAGTGCTTTATTTCTTTCTTGTCCTTGATGGTATTTACCAAGATAAATAAAAAAATAATGAAAAAAATTATAGATAAAAGACTATGATGATAATAATTGGTTTGTCCTAAAAGGCTATACTTGAGCTGATAGGAAAAAATTGTGGCTACTAGAAATATTAGACCAAAAATAATTAAAGGGGTGGAAAGAGAGGTTTTTTTTATTTTTTTGTCTTTACTGGTTGAAAAATCAGCAAACCAAAAAACAGCGGCTAAAGAAACCAGTAAATAAAAAAGAATTGTCTTGTTAAATTCTAAAACTTCAGAAGTTAAGGGTAAAAAGAAAATAGGTACCAAAAAAACTGTCAGATATAATATTGCTTTGGCAGTAGCCTTAAAGCTAATTTTGTCTTTTATTTTTTTCAACATAAAATTATTTAGTTATTTTATTTACTATTGAACTTAACTCTTCCTCAGAATAAAATTGAATGGTGATCTTCCCTTTTTTACCACGCTTGTTAATCTCTACTTTAGTACCGAGATGACTGCGTAACATATCTTCTTTTTCAA
It includes:
- a CDS encoding tetratricopeptide repeat protein, whose protein sequence is MLKKIKDKISFKATAKAILYLTVFLVPIFFLPLTSEVLEFNKTILFYLLVSLAAVFWFADFSTSKDKKIKKTSLSTPLIIFGLIFLVATIFSYQLKYSLLGQTNYYHHSLLSIIFFIIFLFILVNTIKDKKEIKHFFYLLIFASIFSSVYYLIKIFGLNILPWDFSNQIGFNFFSSTIRGLAVYLSFMSLLSFILVRLSRLKWQKVLLSLYFLLNLIILFLIDINAGWYALIIGFVILLFFFSVKQKDIKAKWISLSALIIAFAILMIFFNVTSVYNIGLSDDISLNQQTSLEITKGSLSKNALFGSGPSTFYYNFFRFRPVSFNNSAYWDLNFIKAGNEWWQITSTLGILGFLSFLSLFVFFTLSLIKRFYQSRSQKERNYLIIFISGSGVLFLSGLFFAYSFSHLFLLFTFFALGLSYLSFKNKEKYSRLLEKYRNAFSSLGLSLVIILAIVVIYFSGRFWLANYYFKEANNSLEKQESLENVENYLVKAINNYSWHVGYNISLAQNYLVRAQLLSQKMNPDATELQQYISNSLTYANRALDLNSKDPEIYSNLAYLYQDINLLTRDDISDKIVDNFNKAINLDENNPKRYYNLANYYATSGQTLKNSLKQLSEENQSEAQETVDNLFNLAIKNYERAIDLKNNYVLAQTARALTYEFKGDIEIAINELTLLVDKYPLDYSLFYELGRIHLNQDNLEKAETNFQKVVNLFPGHSNAYWQLSVIYEKQKEIDKAISAMEAVEKLNPENENVKQRLNELKSE
- the dprA gene encoding DNA-processing protein DprA: MSNNKLKKEKIYWLFFSLVKDLGPRKIIYLDKFFGSLKNAFASSFSKLKKSKIEEKTINNIIEAKNKINLKQKLEYLKKSKIKYVYLKEKSYPRLLKEIYTPPPVLFYKGNLKQDEYNLAIVGTRKTSSYGRQVTAEIAGHLASQGLTIVSGLALGIDTLAHKAALDHNGRTIAVLGSGLNKVHPRSNIRLAEKIIESRGLIISEFSPLTPPLKQNFPRRNRIISGLSLGTLVIEAPKKSGALITARYALEQNREVFAVPGSIYSQNSVGTNNIIKQGAKVVTQSDDLLEALNLKEVKKYRENKKSLPKSPEEEKIMGILKTESLHVDKIIQHSKLEPSVVNSTLSLMEMKGLVKNIGGMIYTKAR
- the topA gene encoding type I DNA topoisomerase translates to MSKTKNKNLVIVESPTKAKTISRFLGSDFNIKSSYGHLRDLPKKKLGIDTKNNFEPEYVVSQDNQKTVASLKKAAKKAKTVYFATDEDREGEAIAWHLAQLFKTPDEKLKRITFDEITKEAIKEAIKNPRKIDQNLVDAQQARRVLDRLVGYKLSPLLWKKVARGLSAGRVQSVAVRLIAQREEEIEEFKPKEYWVIEAVFKKKNGQEITTKLAKIKGKSLRKFDLSSQKDVNEVKKKIESGEYKVTFLSQKKTTRKPKPPFTTSSLQQEANRRFGYSAKQTMYLAQRLYEGIELGDKEATGLITYMRTDSLNLSDKFLNESRKYIESKIGKEYLPSDPQRYKTKSKGAQEAHEAIRPTSAFRFPQSIKKHIDKKQYNIYQLIWQRAVACQMNPAQAESTTALIGNGEVSFKARGVTLKFDGYLKIYPDKIKENILPPLKKEEKLDINKLKPEQNFTKPPARYSEAGLVKALENKGIGRPSTYAPTIDTIQKRKYVVKEERRLKPTDIGRLVNKVLVKHFPNIVSYEFTAQMEDKLDKIAQNKIEWKPVIKKFYKPFKNNLKKKEMELSKKELTEEKSKYKCDKCGQPMVIKMGRFGKFLACSGYPDCRNTKPLDDKGRIQKKKKEEKTDLKCDKCGAPMVKKTGRYGPFLACSAYPKCKNIKNIEKGTGVTCPKCGKGEIVQKRSRRGKYFYACNQYPDCKFALWAKPTGHKCPKCGSLMLFAKDDMEQCSNKECKHKQEYKEKK